In the genome of Gemmatimonadaceae bacterium, one region contains:
- the aroH gene encoding chorismate mutase: protein MSLQDERHFGALRGATTIDRDDPSHVRDATRELLEHMVAINNIAVADIISVVFTVSEDITSDFPARAARDLGWVDVPLLCATEIPVQGGLAHCIRVLIHLESARPRSELRPVYLRGAAHLRD from the coding sequence ATGTCCTTGCAGGATGAGCGGCACTTCGGCGCTCTGCGCGGCGCCACGACCATCGACCGCGACGACCCGTCCCACGTTCGCGATGCCACGCGCGAACTGCTCGAGCACATGGTCGCCATCAATAACATAGCCGTCGCCGACATCATCAGCGTGGTCTTCACCGTCTCGGAGGACATCACGAGCGACTTTCCGGCGCGGGCGGCGCGGGATCTGGGATGGGTGGACGTGCCGCTCCTGTGCGCCACCGAGATTCCGGTGCAGGGGGGCCTGGCGCACTGCATCCGGGTGCTGATCCATCTGGAATCGGCGCGTCCCCGCAGCGAGCTGCGTCCGGTGTATCTGCGCGGCGCCGCGCATCTGCGCGACTAA